A single window of Narcine bancroftii isolate sNarBan1 chromosome 1, sNarBan1.hap1, whole genome shotgun sequence DNA harbors:
- the LOC138759591 gene encoding probable gluconokinase isoform X4, with translation MSQGIPLNDEERIPWLYTLQEILLREYSLGVNVILACSSLKRMYRRILMGEHSRIRKSENCKEQDQEHSELGFNQNILFVHLHGSKELITKRIEMRKEHFVSPSLLQSQFDTLEPPEDTEKFMSINVEKSILEIVGEIEKTLGLNL, from the exons atgtCTCAAGGAATACCATTAAATGATGAG GAGAGAATACCTTGGCTCTACACTTTACAAGAAATACTACTGAG AGAATATTCACTCGGCGTAAATGTGATCCTAGCCTGTTCTTCTCTGAAGAGAATGTATCGAAGAATTTTAATGGGTGAGCACAGTAGGATCAGAAAATCAGAAAACTGTAAGGAACAGGATCAAGAACATTCAGAACTTGGCTTTAACCAGAACATTTTGTTTGTGCACCTTCATGGCTCTAAAGAACTGATCACTAAGAGGATAGAAATGAGAAAAGAACATTTTGTATCACCTTCTTTGCTCCAATCTCAATTTGACACCTTGGAACCACCCGAGGACACTGAAAAATTCATGAGTATAAATGTTGAGAAAAGCATTCTAGAGATCGTGGGTGAGATTGAAAAAACTCTGGGTTTAAATCTTTAA
- the LOC138759591 gene encoding probable gluconokinase isoform X2, giving the protein MMRNLCLWPGRCQMELGSSLQHRQQRLHSQHRVQGCPQERGLAIERWFSFERIPWLYTLQEILLREYSLGVNVILACSSLKRMYRRILMGEHSRIRKSENCKEQDQEHSELGFNQNILFVHLHGSKELITKRIEMRKEHFVSPSLLQSQFDTLEPPEDTEKFMSINVEKSILEIVGEIEKTLGLNL; this is encoded by the exons ATGATGAG aaatctttgcctctggccaggaagatgccaaatggagctgggttcaagtcttcagcatcggcagcagcgactccattctcaacatcgggtgcAGGGCTGTCCGCAGGAGCGGGGACTGGCAATAGAGAGGTGgttttctttt GAGAGAATACCTTGGCTCTACACTTTACAAGAAATACTACTGAG AGAATATTCACTCGGCGTAAATGTGATCCTAGCCTGTTCTTCTCTGAAGAGAATGTATCGAAGAATTTTAATGGGTGAGCACAGTAGGATCAGAAAATCAGAAAACTGTAAGGAACAGGATCAAGAACATTCAGAACTTGGCTTTAACCAGAACATTTTGTTTGTGCACCTTCATGGCTCTAAAGAACTGATCACTAAGAGGATAGAAATGAGAAAAGAACATTTTGTATCACCTTCTTTGCTCCAATCTCAATTTGACACCTTGGAACCACCCGAGGACACTGAAAAATTCATGAGTATAAATGTTGAGAAAAGCATTCTAGAGATCGTGGGTGAGATTGAAAAAACTCTGGGTTTAAATCTTTAA
- the LOC138759591 gene encoding probable gluconokinase isoform X3 produces MLGWKFYDADDFHSEENKERMSQGIPLNDEERIPWLYTLQEILLREYSLGVNVILACSSLKRMYRRILMGEHSRIRKSENCKEQDQEHSELGFNQNILFVHLHGSKELITKRIEMRKEHFVSPSLLQSQFDTLEPPEDTEKFMSINVEKSILEIVGEIEKTLGLNL; encoded by the exons ATG TTGGGCTGGAAATTCTATGACGCTGATGACTTCCATtctgaagaaaataaagaaagaatgtCTCAAGGAATACCATTAAATGATGAG GAGAGAATACCTTGGCTCTACACTTTACAAGAAATACTACTGAG AGAATATTCACTCGGCGTAAATGTGATCCTAGCCTGTTCTTCTCTGAAGAGAATGTATCGAAGAATTTTAATGGGTGAGCACAGTAGGATCAGAAAATCAGAAAACTGTAAGGAACAGGATCAAGAACATTCAGAACTTGGCTTTAACCAGAACATTTTGTTTGTGCACCTTCATGGCTCTAAAGAACTGATCACTAAGAGGATAGAAATGAGAAAAGAACATTTTGTATCACCTTCTTTGCTCCAATCTCAATTTGACACCTTGGAACCACCCGAGGACACTGAAAAATTCATGAGTATAAATGTTGAGAAAAGCATTCTAGAGATCGTGGGTGAGATTGAAAAAACTCTGGGTTTAAATCTTTAA